The Acidobacteriota bacterium genome includes a window with the following:
- a CDS encoding YraN family protein, with protein sequence MSRRSPGRTERGRRAERLAARFLAARGYHLLARNVRLGPGEIDIIARDGEEIVFVEVRSRRAGSAIPPEATVGRDKRRRLADAAAQWLERSGVEGVYCRFDVVAVEMGSGTARIRHYRGAFVDEDGGVPR encoded by the coding sequence ATGTCGCGGCGGAGCCCCGGTCGGACGGAACGGGGCCGGCGGGCCGAGAGGCTCGCGGCCCGCTTTCTGGCCGCGCGCGGCTACCATCTGCTCGCTCGTAACGTCCGCCTCGGACCCGGAGAGATCGACATCATCGCCCGCGACGGCGAGGAGATCGTTTTCGTCGAGGTTCGGTCGCGCCGCGCCGGCTCCGCCATTCCGCCGGAAGCGACCGTCGGCCGGGACAAACGCCGCCGCCTCGCCGATGCGGCCGCGCAGTGGCTCGAGCGTTCCGGGGTGGAGGGTGTGTATTGCCGCTTCGACGTCGTGGCGGTCGAGATGGGGTCGGGGACCGCGCGTATCCGCCATTACCGCGGTGCTTTCGTGGACGAGGACGGCGGAGTGCCGCGTTGA